A part of Candidatus Neomarinimicrobiota bacterium genomic DNA contains:
- the gap gene encoding type I glyceraldehyde-3-phosphate dehydrogenase has protein sequence MRVAINGFGRIGRSVFRILNSRENISVVAINDIADNDALAYLLKYDTVMGRFEDTVTLDGDVMKTSNNKIKMVAERDPSQLPWNDLNVDVVIEATGIFRERSQIQQHIDAGAKRVILTVPSKDEIDYTLVIGVNDGGLTADHKIISNASCTTNCLAPMAKILNDNFGIEYGVINTIHAYTNDQRLADVPHSDWRRSRAAAENIIPTTTGAAKAVGKVLPELKGKLDGIAMRVPVPDGSVVDSVFRLGKDVTVDEINEAVLVASQSKGMRNVVEYSTLPVVSTDIIGNPHSSIFDAPFTKVIEGSLVKTLNWYDNEWGYSNRVADLVGILSKFN, from the coding sequence ATGAGAGTTGCGATAAATGGATTTGGACGCATTGGCCGTTCTGTATTCAGAATCCTTAATAGTAGGGAAAATATTTCTGTTGTAGCTATCAATGATATTGCTGATAACGATGCCCTTGCTTACCTGTTGAAATATGATACAGTGATGGGTCGTTTCGAGGATACGGTTACCCTGGATGGTGATGTAATGAAAACATCGAATAACAAGATTAAAATGGTGGCTGAAAGGGATCCCTCACAATTGCCATGGAATGATTTAAATGTAGATGTGGTTATTGAAGCAACAGGTATCTTCCGTGAACGATCTCAGATTCAACAGCATATTGATGCTGGCGCCAAACGTGTTATTCTTACGGTACCATCTAAGGATGAAATTGACTATACTTTGGTTATCGGTGTGAATGATGGTGGCTTAACTGCTGATCATAAGATTATTTCTAATGCCAGTTGTACCACCAATTGTTTGGCACCTATGGCGAAAATCTTGAATGACAATTTTGGCATCGAATATGGGGTGATTAATACAATCCACGCTTATACTAACGATCAAAGATTGGCGGATGTGCCTCACTCCGATTGGCGCCGCAGTCGTGCTGCTGCTGAAAATATTATTCCAACTACTACTGGCGCGGCCAAAGCAGTGGGTAAAGTATTGCCGGAATTGAAAGGTAAACTGGATGGAATTGCTATGCGTGTGCCTGTTCCGGACGGTTCTGTTGTAGACAGCGTATTCCGATTGGGTAAAGATGTGACTGTAGATGAAATTAATGAAGCTGTTTTGGTAGCATCCCAAAGTAAAGGCATGCGTAATGTGGTTGAATATTCCACACTGCCTGTTGTTTCCACGGATATTATAGGAAATCCACATTCATCCATATTTGATGCACCATTCACCAAAGTGATTGAAGGCAGTTTGGTCAAAACACTGAATTGGTATGATAATGAATGGGGTTATTCCAACCGAGTTGCAGACTTGGTGGGAATCCTAAGCAAGTTTAATTAA
- a CDS encoding type I glyceraldehyde-3-phosphate dehydrogenase → MNKPLRVGLFGFGRIGRNIFRLGYRDPKFDFVAISDLGDVEAMHYLLVRDSIHGSMNDEIALDGNYLKYDNHSVRLLAGGTPGTIPWDAFDVDVVIDTTGAYRHRDKLQLHLDAGAKRVLVSKPPIDEVDRIIIKGLNDGEIHGDDKIISTTSATTQVLALMLKVLDDAFGVKQAMMTTVHAYTSDQPLADAARSDLRRSRSAVENIIPNETWAPDYVSQLMPQFKNKLTGMAINVPVANGSCIDLTTEMEKMPSIEEVNAAFKAASENGLRDIIGYTEDPIVSSDAIGSGDTMVFDSQATMMASGKLLKTISWFDNGWGFANRILELADAYASLGES, encoded by the coding sequence ATGAATAAACCTTTAAGAGTGGGGCTTTTTGGCTTTGGCCGCATTGGTCGGAATATTTTCCGTTTAGGCTATAGAGACCCCAAATTCGACTTCGTTGCTATTAGCGACCTTGGTGATGTAGAAGCAATGCATTACCTATTGGTTCGTGATTCAATCCATGGTTCAATGAATGATGAGATTGCATTGGATGGTAATTACCTTAAGTATGATAATCATTCCGTTCGGCTATTGGCCGGTGGAACACCAGGGACAATCCCCTGGGATGCCTTTGATGTAGATGTGGTCATTGACACCACTGGCGCTTACCGTCACCGGGATAAACTTCAACTCCATTTGGATGCAGGTGCCAAGCGGGTATTGGTATCAAAACCGCCCATTGATGAAGTTGACCGTATCATTATCAAAGGATTGAATGATGGAGAAATCCATGGTGATGACAAGATTATTTCAACTACCTCCGCCACGACACAAGTTTTGGCTCTTATGCTCAAAGTTTTAGACGATGCATTTGGTGTGAAACAGGCTATGATGACAACTGTTCACGCTTATACATCGGATCAGCCATTGGCCGATGCCGCCCGTTCTGATTTACGCCGAAGTCGGTCTGCTGTTGAGAATATCATTCCCAATGAAACATGGGCACCGGATTACGTTTCCCAACTCATGCCCCAATTCAAGAACAAACTCACCGGCATGGCCATCAATGTTCCCGTGGCCAATGGCTCATGTATCGACCTTACCACAGAAATGGAAAAAATGCCTTCAATTGAAGAAGTCAATGCCGCCTTTAAAGCTGCCAGTGAAAATGGCCTGCGGGATATTATTGGATATACAGAAGATCCAATAGTCTCTAGTGATGCCATTGGTAGTGGCGACACCATGGTTTTTGACAGCCAAGCCACAATGATGGCATCTGGAAAACTGTTAAAAACAATTTCCTGGTTTGATAATGGTTGGGGATTTGCCAATCGAATTTTAGAATTAGCCGATGCTTACGCATCCTTGGGGGAGTCTTAA
- a CDS encoding cysteine dioxygenase family protein, protein MEKLISQLKEYARQDFPVPEISKLLRQYILSETDLNDYKKFKIDKYARHLVHKDDDFEIIIVCWQAGQKAPIHGHEGEKCWMRVEAGALQVCNYQLDSEKPLTLSMLDLVKGEKGYLDGPAEIHSVENVFEQPAVSLHIYAKPFAECDIYCLDTGTIKKVELVYDSMYKEPC, encoded by the coding sequence ATGGAAAAATTAATCAGCCAATTAAAAGAATATGCCCGTCAGGATTTTCCTGTACCGGAAATTTCTAAACTATTAAGGCAATATATATTGTCCGAAACAGATCTGAATGATTATAAAAAATTCAAAATAGATAAATATGCCCGCCACCTGGTACACAAAGACGATGACTTTGAAATTATAATCGTTTGTTGGCAAGCAGGTCAGAAGGCACCCATCCACGGTCATGAAGGTGAAAAATGCTGGATGCGAGTAGAAGCAGGTGCATTGCAAGTGTGCAATTATCAATTGGATTCTGAAAAGCCTCTCACCCTTTCGATGCTAGATTTGGTAAAAGGTGAAAAGGGCTATTTGGACGGACCAGCTGAAATTCACTCTGTAGAAAATGTGTTTGAACAACCAGCAGTTAGCTTACATATTTATGCAAAACCATTTGCCGAATGTGATATTTATTGCCTTGATACAGGGACAATAAAAAAGGTGGAATTAGTCTATGACAGCATGTATAAGGAACCCTGTTAA
- a CDS encoding NAD-dependent malic enzyme codes for MKNIQKDVKGVDLLHNPLLNKGTAFSSKERILLKLEGLLPPHISTQSEQKMKVLSTVRSLETDMAKYIYLMSLQDRNETLFYRLIMDEIEEFLPIIYTPTVGQACQEYGHIFRRPRGMYISNNDKGCIETILKNWPRNEIDVIVVTDGERILGLGDLGADGMGIPVGKLSLYTVCAGIDPRKTIPITIDVGTNNNVLLEDPLYIGLRHKRIVGDEFDQLIDEFMDAVSKVFPNALVQFEDFANQNAYRLLEKYRYDYCSFNDDIQGTGSVVLAGLFTAMKNLESSLSEQCILFYGAGSAAIGIAEDIATAKEMAGVSPQNSRENIYLFDSRGLVVKGRDHLTVNKEKFAHSITGETNFLEVVKKIKPTVIIGVAGQPNVFTIEVIKAMAKNNENPIIFALSNPTTKSECTAEEAYKWSDGKALFASGSPFNPVKFKGKTFYSGQGNNAYIFPGLGMGIVISRASRVVDEMLIIAAQTLGAMVSFSDFDEGRLYPPLTNIREISIQIAIAIAEYVFDNNLAQVPRPENIEQTIRKEAYIPDYVSYV; via the coding sequence ATGAAAAATATCCAAAAGGATGTGAAAGGTGTGGATTTATTGCACAATCCTTTATTGAATAAGGGGACAGCCTTCTCTTCTAAAGAAAGAATATTATTGAAATTAGAAGGGTTGTTGCCACCTCATATTTCGACACAATCCGAACAAAAAATGAAGGTTTTGTCAACCGTTCGATCTCTCGAAACAGATATGGCAAAATATATTTATCTCATGTCTCTGCAGGATAGAAATGAAACATTATTTTATCGATTAATAATGGATGAGATAGAAGAATTTTTACCCATTATATATACGCCAACTGTTGGTCAGGCATGCCAGGAATATGGTCATATTTTTCGCCGACCTCGAGGAATGTACATTTCAAATAACGATAAAGGATGTATTGAAACTATACTCAAAAATTGGCCAAGAAATGAAATAGATGTAATTGTTGTTACTGATGGTGAGCGTATTTTAGGGTTAGGAGATTTAGGTGCTGATGGAATGGGAATTCCTGTAGGAAAACTATCTTTATATACAGTCTGCGCAGGTATCGATCCAAGAAAAACGATACCTATCACAATTGATGTGGGCACTAATAATAATGTACTACTTGAGGATCCGCTTTATATTGGATTAAGACATAAAAGAATAGTTGGGGACGAATTTGATCAATTGATAGATGAGTTTATGGATGCAGTTTCAAAAGTATTTCCGAATGCTTTGGTTCAGTTTGAAGATTTTGCGAATCAAAATGCGTATCGATTATTAGAAAAATACCGGTATGATTATTGTTCTTTTAATGATGATATCCAAGGAACCGGTAGCGTCGTTTTAGCTGGGTTATTCACTGCAATGAAAAATCTAGAGTCGTCTCTTTCAGAACAATGTATTTTATTTTACGGTGCGGGGTCAGCAGCAATAGGTATTGCAGAGGATATTGCAACTGCAAAGGAAATGGCAGGCGTTTCTCCTCAGAATTCACGGGAGAATATATATCTATTTGATTCTCGGGGATTAGTGGTAAAAGGGCGAGATCATTTAACCGTGAATAAAGAAAAGTTTGCCCATTCAATAACGGGAGAAACCAATTTTCTTGAGGTAGTAAAAAAAATAAAACCTACTGTAATTATTGGTGTAGCTGGTCAACCAAATGTGTTTACAATAGAAGTTATAAAAGCAATGGCTAAAAATAATGAGAATCCAATTATTTTTGCTTTATCTAACCCCACAACTAAGTCTGAATGTACTGCAGAAGAAGCTTATAAATGGTCAGACGGAAAGGCTTTATTTGCCAGTGGAAGTCCCTTTAATCCAGTAAAATTCAAGGGGAAAACATTTTATTCTGGGCAAGGAAATAACGCATATATTTTTCCTGGTCTGGGCATGGGAATCGTCATATCAAGAGCCTCTCGTGTGGTCGATGAAATGTTAATTATTGCGGCTCAAACCTTGGGGGCCATGGTTAGTTTTTCCGATTTTGATGAAGGACGGCTTTATCCACCATTAACTAATATTCGTGAAATCTCAATTCAGATTGCAATAGCTATTGCAGAATACGTGTTTGATAATAATTTAGCACAAGTTCCCAGGCCTGAAAATATTGAGCAAACCATTCGAAAAGAAGCCTATATACCGGATTATGTATCTTATGTTTGA
- a CDS encoding GNAT family N-acetyltransferase: METKTFILKDKSIIVIKDLSSEDFQNSVTFFNEIPESKRNYFRSDVTDKNHLIERAKESESGKVIRRIAEMDGKIVGDSSLAISSDSWKSSSAYLRMVVPKDQLGKGIQYAMAKDIFDIAHSKKLEKITTKFMRPQKDLMNIYTHLGFKIGGVLPNYVQDQEGHEQDMVVMAASLEELRSAHTFIGDWLDNEHSSVSAGEM; this comes from the coding sequence ATGGAGACAAAAACATTTATATTAAAAGACAAATCTATTATTGTGATTAAAGATTTATCTTCGGAGGATTTCCAAAATTCAGTAACATTTTTTAATGAAATACCTGAATCAAAGCGGAATTACTTTCGAAGTGATGTAACTGACAAAAATCATTTAATAGAACGAGCAAAAGAATCAGAGTCGGGAAAAGTGATAAGGCGGATAGCTGAAATGGACGGTAAAATTGTTGGAGATTCATCCTTGGCGATTAGTTCTGATTCATGGAAAAGTAGTTCAGCATATTTACGTATGGTAGTACCAAAAGATCAGCTTGGGAAGGGGATTCAATATGCCATGGCTAAAGATATATTTGATATAGCCCACAGTAAAAAACTCGAAAAAATAACCACTAAATTTATGCGCCCCCAAAAAGATTTAATGAATATATACACCCATTTAGGATTTAAAATAGGAGGAGTACTACCAAATTATGTCCAGGATCAAGAAGGACATGAGCAAGATATGGTTGTAATGGCAGCATCTTTAGAAGAGTTGAGATCAGCCCATACTTTTATTGGAGACTGGTTGGATAATGAGCATAGTTCTGTTAGTGCAGGAGAAATGTAA
- a CDS encoding thiamine pyrophosphate-binding protein, with translation MSIQVSELNKKTAFNVLDVEDFNERIVGAYNNGTAEEGLPADESVARSIIPSGTAALRDFSYIAPDIPEFTSDNCVACMECVTQCPDTAILGKAIPESQLNKTIDKLESGEIKGWILNQWADTNKFSKVPSKQGKEPAKFGIFIDPTKCKGCAECVDACGDHEALSMITKVDNTIPTYQTAFDFFNELGDTPSEYINERVLVDMMLASDSMLYTGGAGSCMGCGEGTALRMMLAATGFVYGKESIGLVAATGCNTVYGSTYPYNPFLVPWTNSLFENVSADAMGIRARWDQMGWQEKKLWAIGGDGAMVDIGFQAMSRMLASGMDINVLILDTQVYSNTGGQTSTATFTGQDAKMSVVGKVLGGKTEKRKEIANLCMMHPDIFVAQTTSAHTNHFYKAIMAANEYPGPSVINVYTTCQPEHGVADDMAMQQAKLAADSRAFPIFIYDPSKGERISERLSLQGNPAKNKDWYVNPKTDEATDFITFARSEGRFAKHFDQNGKPDDIMKSSQADRLANWRLLQELAGVI, from the coding sequence ATGAGCATTCAAGTTTCAGAACTAAATAAAAAGACAGCTTTCAACGTTTTAGATGTTGAAGATTTTAATGAAAGAATTGTGGGTGCTTATAATAACGGAACGGCAGAAGAAGGTCTTCCAGCAGATGAATCGGTAGCGAGGAGTATAATCCCTTCAGGAACAGCAGCGCTTCGTGACTTCAGTTATATTGCGCCGGATATTCCTGAATTCACATCAGATAATTGTGTTGCTTGTATGGAGTGTGTTACCCAATGCCCTGATACGGCTATTCTTGGAAAAGCTATTCCTGAATCTCAACTGAATAAAACCATAGACAAATTGGAATCAGGTGAAATTAAAGGATGGATATTAAACCAATGGGCAGATACCAATAAATTTTCTAAGGTGCCTTCGAAACAAGGGAAAGAACCGGCAAAGTTTGGCATTTTTATTGATCCGACTAAATGTAAAGGATGTGCAGAGTGTGTAGATGCCTGTGGAGATCATGAAGCCTTGTCCATGATTACCAAAGTGGATAATACAATACCTACCTATCAAACAGCCTTTGATTTTTTTAATGAATTGGGAGACACCCCATCAGAATATATAAACGAACGAGTATTAGTAGATATGATGCTTGCCAGCGATTCTATGCTTTATACTGGTGGCGCCGGATCTTGTATGGGGTGTGGAGAGGGAACAGCCTTGAGGATGATGCTTGCTGCCACGGGATTTGTTTATGGAAAAGAGAGTATTGGTCTGGTTGCAGCTACAGGATGCAATACAGTTTATGGGTCAACCTATCCTTATAATCCATTTTTAGTACCTTGGACCAATTCTCTTTTTGAAAATGTATCTGCGGATGCTATGGGTATCCGAGCGCGTTGGGATCAGATGGGATGGCAAGAGAAAAAACTATGGGCTATTGGTGGTGATGGTGCTATGGTAGATATTGGTTTCCAAGCAATGTCTCGCATGTTGGCATCCGGCATGGATATCAACGTACTCATATTAGATACGCAAGTATATTCAAATACAGGCGGACAGACATCCACAGCTACTTTTACAGGTCAGGATGCTAAAATGTCGGTGGTGGGAAAAGTCCTCGGTGGCAAAACAGAAAAACGAAAAGAAATTGCAAACTTATGTATGATGCATCCCGATATATTTGTAGCCCAAACAACATCTGCTCATACGAATCATTTTTACAAGGCAATTATGGCTGCCAATGAATATCCAGGCCCTTCAGTCATTAATGTTTATACAACTTGCCAGCCAGAACATGGTGTGGCGGATGATATGGCTATGCAACAGGCAAAGCTTGCTGCAGACTCTCGAGCTTTCCCTATTTTTATTTATGATCCTTCAAAAGGGGAGCGCATTTCTGAGCGACTCTCACTGCAAGGAAACCCTGCAAAAAATAAAGATTGGTATGTGAATCCTAAAACGGATGAAGCCACAGACTTTATAACTTTTGCCAGATCAGAAGGACGATTTGCGAAACATTTTGACCAGAATGGTAAACCGGATGACATTATGAAATCTTCCCAAGCTGATCGATTGGCTAATTGGCGTCTTCTTCAAGAATTAGCAGGAGTTATTTAA